One part of the Sorangiineae bacterium MSr11954 genome encodes these proteins:
- a CDS encoding fatty acid desaturase, whose translation MGRSALLGALMAAVAVALRLVFDLHYVKNEGRILRFLRLTDDEKSSERISYYGRFDGYFCVLPFAWCWFDIYSATLLATAWDHVIGYVLLVVFVGGRFRALQEIGHNAVHGALCRSRDWQWFLSDIFFQFPTFKRDMHARFVTHVKEHHKNPNQPIKDPNLMRIIAGGMVPNISEGRFYFNLLYPLTPLGFWVGLRTMAQHSTLYNRNIGTLFLRIATVAGFVGGFIALAGWKGLVLGYVVPLFVSYPLYTWLSLLSEHRWFVASDPGADRRTMECTNCRPIDFPGVGGWVIRQLVYPLSDQYHLAHSLYPFVRWNYLPAIDRALKERDELYARYRSEGFLFGREGMPAALSELRERLTGARDWDRAPWSAQYARQPKPSRSFTG comes from the coding sequence ATGGGCCGCAGTGCACTCTTGGGCGCGTTGATGGCCGCCGTAGCGGTTGCGCTTCGATTGGTATTCGACCTCCACTACGTCAAGAACGAAGGGAGGATTTTGCGATTTCTCCGCCTCACGGACGACGAGAAGTCCTCCGAGCGCATTTCGTATTATGGGCGCTTCGACGGCTACTTCTGTGTGTTGCCGTTCGCCTGGTGTTGGTTTGACATCTACAGCGCCACGCTCTTGGCGACGGCCTGGGATCACGTGATTGGCTATGTGCTTCTCGTCGTGTTCGTCGGTGGTCGGTTTCGAGCACTGCAGGAAATTGGGCACAATGCCGTCCATGGCGCTCTTTGTCGCTCCCGCGATTGGCAATGGTTTTTGTCGGACATCTTCTTTCAGTTTCCGACATTCAAACGGGACATGCACGCCCGGTTCGTCACGCACGTGAAGGAGCACCACAAGAATCCGAATCAGCCAATCAAGGACCCCAATCTGATGCGGATAATCGCCGGTGGTATGGTCCCCAACATCTCGGAAGGACGGTTCTACTTCAATTTATTGTATCCGCTGACCCCGCTCGGATTCTGGGTGGGATTGCGAACGATGGCGCAACACAGCACGCTCTACAATCGGAATATCGGGACACTCTTTCTCAGGATCGCGACGGTGGCCGGCTTCGTTGGAGGGTTCATCGCGCTGGCGGGCTGGAAGGGGCTCGTTCTCGGCTACGTCGTTCCGTTGTTCGTCTCGTATCCGCTCTACACGTGGCTTTCGTTGTTGAGTGAACATCGCTGGTTCGTTGCGTCCGATCCGGGTGCGGACCGCCGAACGATGGAGTGCACGAACTGCCGGCCCATCGATTTTCCGGGCGTTGGTGGCTGGGTGATCCGTCAGCTGGTGTATCCCCTTTCGGATCAGTACCACCTGGCCCACTCGCTCTATCCCTTCGTTCGTTGGAACTATCTTCCCGCCATCGATCGTGCTCTTAAAGAACGAGATGAACTCTACGCGCGCTACCGTAGCGAGGGCTTCCTGTTCGGGCGCGAAGGAATGCCTGCTGCCCTCTCCGAGCTTCGTGAGCGGCTCACGGGTGCGCGCGATTGGGATCGCGCACCGTGGAGCGCACAATATGCACGGCAGCCGAAACCTTCCAGATCGTTTACCGGGTAG